The proteins below come from a single Pseudomonas chlororaphis genomic window:
- a CDS encoding pyrroloquinoline quinone biosynthesis protein PqqE — MQNTGSNLPEASGLPAKPEVGLPLWLLAELTYRCPLQCPYCSNPLDFAEQGKELSTEQWFKVFREAREMGAAQLGFSGGEPLVRQDLAELIGEARRLGFYTNLITSGIGLTEQKISDFKKAGLDHIQISFQASDEQVNNLLAGSKKAFAQKLEMARAVKAHGYPMVLNFVTHRHNIDRIDRIIELCIALEADFVELATCQFYGWAQLNRVGLLPTREQLVRAERITNEYRAKLEAEGHPCKLIFVTPDYYEERPKACMNGWGSLFLTVTPDGTALPCHGARQLPVQFPNVRDHSMQHIWYDSFGFNRFRGYDWMPEPCRSCDEKEEDFGGCRCQAFMLTGDASNADPVCSKSEHHGVILQAREDAEHATQTIEQLAFRNERNSRLIAKS; from the coding sequence GTGCAGAACACTGGATCGAACTTGCCTGAGGCCAGCGGCCTGCCGGCCAAACCCGAAGTCGGCCTGCCGCTGTGGTTGCTGGCGGAGCTGACTTATCGCTGCCCGCTGCAATGCCCGTACTGCTCCAACCCGCTGGACTTCGCCGAACAAGGCAAGGAGCTGAGCACCGAGCAGTGGTTCAAGGTGTTTCGCGAAGCCCGGGAAATGGGCGCCGCGCAACTGGGTTTTTCCGGTGGCGAGCCGCTGGTACGCCAGGACTTGGCCGAGCTGATCGGCGAGGCCCGCAGGCTGGGCTTCTACACCAACCTGATCACCTCCGGCATCGGCTTGACCGAGCAGAAGATCAGCGACTTCAAGAAGGCCGGCCTGGACCATATCCAGATCAGCTTCCAGGCCAGCGACGAACAGGTGAACAACCTGCTGGCCGGCTCGAAGAAAGCCTTTGCGCAAAAACTCGAAATGGCCCGGGCGGTGAAGGCCCACGGTTATCCGATGGTGCTGAACTTCGTCACCCACCGGCACAACATCGACAGGATCGATCGCATCATCGAGCTGTGCATTGCCCTGGAAGCCGACTTCGTCGAGCTCGCCACGTGCCAGTTCTACGGCTGGGCGCAGCTCAACCGCGTCGGGCTGCTGCCCACCCGGGAACAATTGGTGCGCGCCGAGCGCATTACCAACGAGTATCGCGCCAAGCTTGAGGCCGAAGGCCACCCGTGCAAGTTGATCTTCGTCACCCCGGACTACTACGAGGAACGCCCCAAGGCCTGCATGAATGGCTGGGGCAGCCTCTTCCTGACCGTCACCCCGGACGGCACCGCTTTGCCCTGTCACGGCGCCCGACAGTTGCCGGTGCAGTTTCCCAATGTGCGCGACCACAGCATGCAGCACATCTGGTACGACTCGTTCGGCTTCAACCGCTTTCGCGGCTACGATTGGATGCCCGAGCCCTGCCGTTCCTGCGATGAAAAGGAGGAGGATTTCGGTGGCTGTCGCTGCCAGGCCTTCATGCTCACGGGCGATGCCAGCAACGCCGACCCGGTGTGCAGCAAGTCCGAACATCACGGGGTGATTCTCCAGGCTCGCGAAGACGCCGAGCACGCCACCCAGACCATCGAGCAACTGGCCTTTCGCAATGAACGAAACTCACGCCTCATCGCCAAAAGCTGA
- a CDS encoding amine oxidase, with amino-acid sequence MNKHNRHPADGKKPITIFGPDFPFAFDDWIEHPAGLGSIPAENLGAEVAIVGAGIAGLVAAYELMKLGLKPVVYEASKMGGRLRSQPFNGAEGVIAELGGMRFPVSSTAFYHYVDKLGLETKPFPNPLTPASGSTVIDLEGQTYYAEKMADLPALFQEVADAWADALEDRSRFGEIQQAIRDRDVPRLKALWNTLVPLWDDRTFYDFVATSKAFAKLSFQHREVFGQVGFGTGGWDSDFPNSMLEIFRVVMTNCDDHQHLVVGGVEQVPYGIWKHVPERCAHWPQGTSLSSLHLGAPRSGVKRIAQAADDRFSVTDVWGDTREYAAVLVTCQSWLLTTQIECEEALFSQKMWMALDRTRYMQSSKTFVMVDRPFWKDKDPETGRDLMSMTLTDRLTRGTYLFDNGDDKPGVICLSYSWMSDALKMLPHPVEKRVKLALDALKKIYPKVDIAARIIGDPITVSWEADPHFLGAFKGALPGHYRYNQRMYAHFMQDDMPAEQRGIFIAGDDVSWTPAWVEGAVQTSLNAVWGIMKHFGGKTHAENPGPGDVFHEIGPIALPE; translated from the coding sequence ATGAACAAGCACAATCGCCATCCAGCAGACGGTAAGAAACCCATCACTATCTTCGGGCCGGACTTCCCTTTCGCTTTTGACGACTGGATCGAGCACCCGGCGGGGCTGGGCAGCATTCCTGCCGAGAACCTGGGTGCGGAGGTGGCGATTGTCGGGGCCGGGATCGCCGGGCTGGTGGCGGCGTACGAATTGATGAAGCTGGGCCTCAAGCCCGTGGTCTATGAAGCGTCGAAAATGGGTGGGCGGCTGCGCTCCCAACCATTCAATGGCGCCGAAGGGGTGATCGCCGAGTTGGGCGGCATGCGTTTCCCGGTGTCTTCCACGGCGTTCTACCACTACGTCGACAAGCTGGGCCTGGAAACCAAGCCGTTTCCCAACCCGTTGACCCCAGCCTCGGGCAGCACGGTCATCGACCTCGAGGGCCAGACCTACTACGCCGAGAAAATGGCCGACCTGCCGGCCTTGTTTCAGGAAGTGGCGGACGCCTGGGCCGACGCCCTGGAGGATCGCTCGCGCTTCGGCGAGATCCAGCAGGCGATCCGCGACCGCGACGTGCCGCGCCTAAAGGCACTGTGGAACACCCTCGTCCCCCTGTGGGATGACCGCACGTTCTACGACTTCGTGGCCACTTCCAAGGCCTTCGCCAAACTCTCTTTCCAACACCGCGAGGTGTTCGGCCAGGTCGGTTTCGGCACGGGTGGCTGGGATTCGGACTTCCCCAACTCGATGCTGGAAATTTTCCGCGTGGTGATGACCAACTGCGACGATCACCAGCACCTGGTCGTCGGTGGCGTCGAGCAAGTGCCCTACGGCATCTGGAAGCACGTGCCGGAACGCTGCGCGCACTGGCCCCAGGGCACCAGCCTGAGTTCGTTGCACCTGGGCGCTCCGCGCAGCGGCGTGAAGCGCATCGCCCAGGCCGCCGACGATCGCTTCAGCGTGACGGACGTCTGGGGCGACACCCGCGAATATGCCGCCGTACTGGTCACCTGCCAGAGCTGGCTGCTGACCACCCAGATCGAATGCGAAGAGGCGCTGTTCTCGCAGAAGATGTGGATGGCCCTGGACCGCACCCGCTACATGCAATCGTCGAAGACGTTCGTGATGGTCGACCGGCCGTTCTGGAAGGACAAGGACCCGGAAACCGGCCGCGACCTGATGAGCATGACCCTGACCGATCGCCTGACCCGCGGCACGTACCTGTTCGACAACGGCGACGACAAGCCGGGGGTGATTTGCCTGTCCTACTCCTGGATGAGCGATGCGCTGAAAATGCTCCCGCACCCGGTGGAGAAACGGGTGAAGCTGGCCCTCGACGCGCTGAAAAAAATCTACCCCAAGGTGGACATCGCCGCGCGGATCATCGGCGACCCGATCACCGTGTCCTGGGAAGCCGACCCGCATTTCCTCGGTGCCTTCAAGGGCGCCCTGCCCGGCCACTATCGCTACAACCAGCGCATGTACGCGCATTTCATGCAGGACGACATGCCGGCTGAACAACGCGGGATCTTTATCGCCGGCGATGACGTCTCATGGACACCCGCCTGGGTTGAAGGCGCGGTACAGACCTCGCTCAATGCCGTGTGGGGAATCATGAAGCACTTCGGCGGAAAGACCCACGCCGAGAACCCGGGGCCAGGCGATGTGTTCCATGAGATCGGTCCGATCGCCCTGCCTGAATAA
- a CDS encoding pyrroloquinoline quinone biosynthesis protein PqqC (Required in the synthesis of PPQ, but its exact function is unknown) → MTDTPLSPAEFEAALRAKGAYYHIHHPYHVAMYEGRATREQIQGWVANRFYYQVNIPLKDAAILANCPDREIRREWIQRLLDHDGAPGEDGGIEAWLRLGQAVGLDPDQLRSQELVLPGVRFAVDAYVNFARRASWQEAASSSLTELFAPQIHQSRLDSWPQHYPWIDPAGYEYFRTRLGQARRDVEHGLAITLQHYTTREGQERMLQILQFKLDILWSMLDAMSMAYELNRPPYHSVTGERVWHTGIPL, encoded by the coding sequence ATGACTGACACCCCCCTGTCCCCCGCCGAGTTCGAAGCGGCCCTGCGTGCCAAGGGTGCGTATTACCACATCCATCACCCGTATCACGTGGCGATGTATGAAGGCCGCGCCACTCGCGAGCAGATCCAGGGCTGGGTCGCGAATCGCTTTTACTACCAGGTGAACATCCCGCTCAAGGATGCCGCAATCCTGGCCAATTGCCCGGACCGGGAAATCCGTCGCGAGTGGATCCAGCGCCTGCTCGACCATGATGGCGCGCCCGGCGAAGACGGCGGTATCGAGGCCTGGCTACGGCTGGGCCAGGCCGTGGGCCTGGACCCCGATCAACTGCGCTCCCAGGAGCTGGTGCTGCCGGGGGTGCGCTTCGCCGTGGACGCCTACGTCAACTTTGCCCGCCGGGCCAGTTGGCAAGAAGCCGCCAGCAGCTCGTTGACCGAATTGTTCGCCCCGCAGATCCACCAGTCGCGCCTGGACAGCTGGCCACAGCATTACCCGTGGATCGACCCGGCCGGCTATGAGTACTTCCGCACCCGCCTGGGCCAGGCTCGCCGCGATGTCGAACATGGGCTGGCAATTACCCTGCAGCACTACACCACTCGCGAAGGCCAGGAGCGCATGCTGCAAATCCTCCAGTTCAAACTGGACATCCTCTGGAGCATGCTCGACGCCATGAGCATGGCCTACGAATTGAATCGCCCGCCCTATCACAGCGTGACCGGAGAACGGGTGTGGCACACAGGAATCCCCCTATGA
- a CDS encoding pyrroloquinoline quinone biosynthesis protein PqqB (possibly involved in transport of pyrroloquinoline quinone transport), whose product MFVQILGSAAGGGFPQWNCNCVNCAGFRNGSLRAQARTQSSIAISDDGVSWVLCNASPDIRAQLQSFAPMQPGRALRDTGIGAIILMDSQIDHTTGLLSLREGCPHQVWCTDMVHEDLSTGFPLFNMLTHWNGGLSWNRIELDQSFTIAACPNLRFTPLPLRSAAPPYSPHRFDPHPGDNIGLIVEDLRTGGKLFYAPGLGKVDGPLLEIMAGSDCLLVDGTMWDDDEMQRRGVGTRTGREMGHLAQNGPGGMLEVLEQLPNQRKILIHINNTNPILDEDSPERAELVRRKIEVSYDGMSIEL is encoded by the coding sequence ATGTTTGTCCAGATTCTAGGTTCCGCCGCCGGCGGCGGTTTCCCCCAGTGGAACTGCAACTGCGTCAATTGCGCAGGTTTTCGCAACGGCAGCCTGCGGGCCCAGGCGCGCACCCAGTCGTCCATCGCGATTTCCGATGACGGCGTGAGTTGGGTGTTGTGCAACGCTTCCCCGGACATTCGCGCGCAACTCCAAAGCTTCGCCCCGATGCAGCCTGGCCGGGCCCTGCGGGACACCGGCATTGGCGCCATCATCCTGATGGACAGCCAGATCGACCACACCACCGGCCTGCTCAGCCTGCGCGAAGGCTGCCCGCACCAGGTGTGGTGCACCGACATGGTCCATGAGGACCTGAGCACCGGTTTCCCGCTGTTCAACATGCTGACCCACTGGAACGGCGGGTTGAGCTGGAATCGTATCGAGCTCGACCAGAGCTTCACCATCGCCGCCTGCCCGAACCTGCGTTTCACGCCACTGCCCCTGCGCAGCGCCGCGCCGCCCTATTCACCGCACCGCTTCGACCCGCACCCGGGCGATAACATCGGCCTGATCGTCGAAGACCTGCGCACCGGCGGCAAGCTGTTCTACGCTCCGGGCCTGGGCAAGGTCGATGGGCCGCTGCTGGAGATCATGGCCGGCAGCGACTGCCTGCTGGTGGACGGCACAATGTGGGACGACGATGAGATGCAACGCCGTGGCGTCGGCACCCGCACCGGCCGCGAGATGGGGCACCTGGCCCAGAACGGCCCCGGCGGGATGCTGGAGGTGCTGGAACAACTGCCCAATCAGCGCAAGATCCTTATCCATATCAACAACACCAACCCGATCCTCGATGAAGACTCGCCCGAGCGGGCCGAGCTTGTACGCCGAAAGATTGAAGTGTCTTACGACGGAATGAGTATTGAGTTGTAA
- a CDS encoding pyrroloquinoline quinone biosynthesis protein PqqF has product MPAPDSPRLTPETLANGLQVTVRHVPGLKRSAAVLRVAAGSHDEPLAWPGMAHLLEHLFFLGTQRFPVGENLMAYVQRHGGQVNARTSERTTDFFFEVPPAAFSGGLERLGDMLTHPRLDEADQLREREVLQAEFVAWSQDATAQRQLALHNGLSATHPLRGFYAGNRDSLAVSQAEFQAALHSFYQRFYQSGQMRLSLVGPQSVEALMALAEQFGEQLPRGEAVRRQLPPPLMATAQPHYQQLDNDSLDLLFAFEQLPDASPQALAFLCTWLESSKPGGLLAALRQRGLADSLKASVLHEFAGQALLHLELKLIADQASNDIQALLHDWLGFFAAQDDWASLRSAFSARLQRRQETGSALQLARWDSEGLDVPLTEHDLARLREILRQLHPATDVIGEWHLPEPNPFLQTPDEAPRAGLIRGQTSAHRGLRTFAQDRSRGRRERSPMSFSPALANHNREGVVYLRWRLTTQAPPDLQTRLDRHLHDLYEDARQAGVDVTFEPSGHQWLLKLVGLQAPMPSVLEHVLAKLGEPLPTARAAHEAPPMPIRHLLKALPGCCSRLSVPPLPIGARDEDLWASAQWDGLAVGLSTVAQGAMGPVLARVPGIGSQDSDPLKWPAGRRLWKNLQTHGDEHAVLLFCPAPTSTWSDEAEWRLLAQLCQAPFYQRLRVDLQLGYGVFSGLKQLDGHTGLLFGVQSPHACATTLIGHIEQFLNDLPDLIEQTEDLALGNSQRSLAAQLQGDVLPAPQAAELLWQARLAGHPSDYPQRLPEALQQVDRTRLMAAAQRLIDAEGSWFCLANGAGGGSPWQSWD; this is encoded by the coding sequence ATGCCGGCCCCCGATTCCCCTCGCCTGACTCCTGAAACCCTGGCCAACGGCCTGCAGGTGACCGTGCGTCACGTCCCTGGCCTGAAGCGCAGCGCCGCCGTGCTGCGGGTGGCGGCCGGCAGCCATGACGAGCCCCTGGCCTGGCCTGGAATGGCGCATCTGCTCGAACATCTGTTCTTCCTGGGTACCCAGCGTTTCCCCGTCGGCGAGAACCTGATGGCCTACGTGCAACGGCACGGCGGTCAGGTCAACGCACGCACCAGCGAACGCACCACCGACTTCTTCTTCGAAGTCCCCCCAGCGGCCTTCAGCGGCGGACTTGAACGGCTCGGGGACATGCTTACGCATCCGCGCCTGGATGAAGCCGATCAGTTGCGCGAACGAGAAGTGCTCCAGGCTGAGTTCGTCGCCTGGTCCCAAGACGCGACCGCCCAGCGACAGCTTGCCCTGCACAATGGGCTGTCGGCGACCCATCCGCTACGCGGCTTTTATGCCGGCAACCGCGACAGCCTGGCGGTTTCTCAAGCCGAATTCCAAGCGGCCTTGCACAGCTTCTACCAACGGTTTTACCAGAGTGGCCAAATGCGCCTGAGCCTGGTGGGCCCGCAGAGCGTCGAGGCGCTGATGGCGCTGGCCGAACAATTCGGTGAGCAACTGCCAAGGGGCGAAGCGGTGCGCAGGCAACTGCCGCCGCCGTTGATGGCAACGGCCCAGCCTCACTATCAACAGCTCGACAATGACAGCCTCGACCTGCTGTTTGCCTTCGAACAACTTCCTGACGCCTCGCCCCAAGCCCTGGCGTTTCTCTGCACGTGGCTGGAATCCAGCAAGCCGGGCGGCCTGCTGGCAGCGTTGCGTCAGCGTGGCCTGGCGGACAGCCTCAAGGCCAGCGTGTTGCATGAATTTGCCGGGCAAGCGCTGTTGCACCTCGAACTCAAGCTCATCGCTGATCAAGCGTCGAACGACATCCAGGCGTTACTCCACGATTGGCTGGGTTTCTTTGCCGCCCAGGATGACTGGGCGTCGTTGCGCAGCGCGTTCAGCGCCCGCTTGCAGCGTCGTCAGGAAACCGGTTCGGCGTTGCAACTCGCTCGCTGGGACAGCGAAGGGCTCGATGTGCCCCTGACGGAGCACGACCTCGCGAGGCTCAGGGAAATCCTCAGGCAATTGCACCCGGCCACTGATGTGATCGGCGAATGGCATTTGCCCGAGCCCAACCCCTTCCTGCAAACACCCGACGAAGCGCCCCGCGCCGGCCTGATACGCGGCCAGACCAGCGCCCATCGCGGGTTGCGCACCTTCGCCCAGGACCGCTCCCGGGGCCGCCGGGAGCGCTCGCCCATGTCGTTCAGCCCGGCGCTGGCGAACCACAACCGCGAAGGCGTGGTGTACCTGCGCTGGCGCTTGACCACCCAGGCACCGCCGGACCTTCAGACCAGGCTCGACCGACATCTGCACGACCTGTACGAGGATGCCCGCCAGGCCGGCGTGGACGTCACCTTCGAGCCGTCCGGCCACCAATGGCTGTTGAAACTGGTGGGCCTGCAAGCGCCCATGCCGTCGGTGCTCGAACATGTGCTGGCGAAACTGGGGGAGCCGCTGCCAACGGCCCGCGCCGCACACGAAGCGCCGCCGATGCCGATTCGACACCTATTGAAGGCCCTGCCGGGGTGTTGCAGCCGTTTATCGGTACCGCCATTGCCCATTGGGGCTCGCGATGAGGACCTCTGGGCAAGCGCCCAGTGGGATGGACTGGCCGTGGGGCTTTCAACGGTGGCTCAAGGGGCAATGGGCCCGGTGCTGGCCCGGGTGCCGGGCATCGGCAGCCAGGACTCCGATCCGCTGAAATGGCCCGCAGGGCGGCGCCTATGGAAAAACCTGCAGACCCATGGCGACGAACACGCCGTGTTGTTGTTTTGTCCGGCACCCACTTCGACGTGGTCGGACGAGGCCGAATGGCGGCTGTTGGCGCAGTTGTGCCAGGCGCCGTTTTATCAGCGCCTGCGGGTCGACCTGCAACTGGGCTATGGCGTGTTCAGTGGCTTGAAACAGCTCGACGGGCACACCGGCCTGCTGTTCGGCGTCCAGTCACCCCATGCGTGCGCCACGACACTGATCGGGCATATCGAGCAGTTCCTCAATGACCTGCCGGACTTGATCGAGCAGACCGAGGACCTGGCCCTGGGCAACTCGCAACGCAGCCTCGCTGCCCAGCTCCAGGGGGATGTCCTGCCGGCTCCGCAAGCGGCCGAGCTGCTCTGGCAAGCCCGGCTGGCCGGCCACCCGTCGGATTACCCCCAACGCTTGCCTGAGGCTCTCCAACAGGTGGATCGGACGCGGTTGATGGCAGCCGCCCAGCGCCTGATCGATGCCGAAGGCAGCTGGTTTTGCCTGGCCAACGGGGCCGGCGGGGGTTCGCCGTGGCAAAGCTGGGACTGA
- a CDS encoding AsnC family transcriptional regulator, whose translation MADTRPPVLDEIDRQLIAALQINARESVAMLARQLGIARTTVTSRLARLEKTKVITGYGVRLGQRLIDGGLQAYVGIKVQPRSGKDVLRRLSAMAQVQQLCAVSGEFDYVAWLRTDSPEQLDQLLDQIGSVDGVEKTTTSIILSSKIDRGQPL comes from the coding sequence TTGGCTGACACCCGTCCCCCCGTCCTCGACGAAATCGACCGCCAACTGATCGCGGCCCTGCAAATCAATGCCCGGGAAAGCGTCGCCATGCTCGCCCGGCAACTGGGCATCGCCCGGACGACCGTGACCTCACGACTGGCGCGCCTGGAAAAGACCAAGGTCATCACCGGATACGGCGTGCGCCTCGGCCAGCGGCTGATTGATGGCGGCTTGCAGGCCTACGTCGGCATCAAGGTCCAGCCGCGCTCCGGCAAGGACGTGCTACGGCGCCTGAGCGCCATGGCCCAGGTCCAGCAGTTGTGTGCCGTCAGTGGCGAGTTCGATTATGTGGCCTGGCTGCGCACCGACTCGCCAGAACAGCTGGATCAGTTGCTGGACCAGATCGGCAGCGTGGACGGCGTGGAAAAGACCACCACCTCGATCATCCTCAGCAGCAAGATCGACCGGGGCCAGCCGCTCTAG
- a CDS encoding pyrroloquinoline quinone biosynthesis protein PqqD (with PqqC converts a biosynthetic intermediate to pyrroloquinoline quinone) — MSFDRSKTPRWRPGYRFQYEPAQKGHVLLYPEGMIKLNDSAALIGGLIDGERDVAAIIGELAKQFPDVPELGDDIEQFMEVARAEHWIELA, encoded by the coding sequence ATGAGTTTCGACCGCAGCAAAACCCCTCGCTGGCGTCCCGGCTATCGCTTCCAGTACGAACCGGCACAGAAAGGCCACGTGCTGCTCTATCCTGAAGGCATGATCAAGCTCAACGACAGCGCGGCGCTGATCGGCGGTCTGATCGACGGCGAGCGGGATGTCGCGGCCATCATCGGCGAACTGGCCAAACAGTTCCCGGACGTGCCGGAACTCGGTGACGACATCGAGCAATTCATGGAGGTCGCCCGTGCAGAACACTGGATCGAACTTGCCTGA
- a CDS encoding carbon-nitrogen hydrolase has translation MRVALYQCPPLPLDPAANLQRLHQIALEARGADVLVLPEMFLTGYNIGVDAVNVLAEVYNGEWAQQVGRIAKAAGLAIVYGYPERSEDGQIYNAVQLIDAQGERLANYRKSHLFGDLDHAMFSAGDNALPIVELNGWKLGMLICYDLEFPENARRLALAGAELILVPTANMQPYDFIADVTVRARAIENQCFVAYANYCGHEGELQYCGQSSIAAPDGSRAALAGLDEALIVGELDRQVMDDARTAYNYLHDRRPELYGDLHKH, from the coding sequence ATGCGCGTAGCCCTCTATCAATGCCCACCGTTGCCACTGGATCCGGCCGCTAACCTGCAACGCCTGCACCAGATCGCGCTGGAAGCCAGGGGCGCCGATGTGCTGGTGCTGCCGGAGATGTTCCTGACCGGCTACAACATCGGCGTCGACGCGGTGAACGTATTGGCCGAGGTCTATAACGGCGAATGGGCGCAACAGGTCGGCCGCATTGCCAAGGCGGCCGGGCTGGCGATTGTCTATGGCTACCCCGAACGCAGCGAAGACGGGCAGATCTACAACGCGGTGCAATTGATCGACGCCCAGGGCGAACGCCTGGCCAACTACCGCAAAAGCCACTTGTTCGGCGATCTCGATCACGCGATGTTCAGCGCCGGGGACAATGCGCTGCCGATCGTGGAGCTCAATGGCTGGAAGCTCGGCATGTTGATCTGCTACGACCTGGAGTTCCCGGAGAACGCCCGGCGCCTGGCCCTGGCCGGTGCCGAACTGATCCTGGTGCCGACCGCCAATATGCAGCCTTATGACTTCATCGCCGATGTCACCGTGCGCGCCCGGGCCATCGAGAACCAGTGTTTCGTGGCCTACGCCAACTACTGCGGCCACGAGGGTGAACTGCAGTACTGCGGCCAAAGCAGCATTGCCGCGCCGGATGGCAGCCGGGCCGCGTTGGCGGGGTTGGACGAGGCCTTGATCGTGGGGGAACTGGATCGGCAAGTGATGGACGACGCTCGCACAGCCTACAACTACTTGCACGATCGCCGCCCAGAGCTTTACGGCGACTTGCACAAGCACTGA